Proteins from one Procambarus clarkii isolate CNS0578487 chromosome 40, FALCON_Pclarkii_2.0, whole genome shotgun sequence genomic window:
- the LOC123758070 gene encoding uncharacterized protein, protein MVKQGRENESQTTRTRAESVPEVRGEKESRVRKSRRDVRQRVPGVKERVPGVKERVPGVKERVPGVKERVPGVKERVPGVKERVPGVKERVPGVKERVPGVKERVPGVKERVPGVRKK, encoded by the coding sequence ATGGTGAAACaggggagagagaatgagagccAAACAACCAGAACAAGAGCCGAGAGTGtgccagaggtgaggggggaaaaAGAGTCAAGGGTGAGAAAAAGTAGAAGAGACGTGAGGCAAAGAGTGCCTGGAGTGAAAGAAAGAGTGCCTGGAGTGAAAGAAAGAGTGCCTGGAGTGAAAGAAAGAGTGCCTGGAGTGAAAGAAAGAGTGCCTGGAGTGAAAGAAAGAGTGCCTGGAGTGAAAGAAAGAGTGCCTGGAGTGAAAGAAAGAGTGCCTGGAGTGAAAGAAAGAGTGCCTGGAGTGAAAGAAAGAGTGCCTGGAGTGAAAGAAAGAGTGCCTGGAGTGAGAAAAAAGTGA